One window from the genome of Microbulbifer pacificus encodes:
- the bamB gene encoding outer membrane protein assembly factor BamB, producing the protein MIGTHKALNRIVAVALAAMLGACASNEEKEDTDPVELTEIHESVRLREVWSNNIGDIDALRYAMLKPGIIDGKVIAANSEGDVYAFDRASGKRLWRTDIDQSISGGVGVGLGIAVVADYRGKVVALDLNDGSQRWATQLGGEVVSTPAVGSGMVVVQTVDGKLLGLDASTGEQRWRHNTVLPVLTLRGTASPVISAGMVFAGLDNGKLIALSASDGLERWEQRVAIPQGSAELERVVDIDGAPLVRGELVFAASYQGRVVALSREDGRGLWARDASTNHSVTVGAGQVFLSGADGSVHAYNVGNGQILWSNNELLRRELSGPAYFGDVVVVGDLEGYLHALDPNTGHFVGRTRIDRDPVRIPLLADGDLLFALSDDGELVALRLER; encoded by the coding sequence ATGATCGGCACACACAAGGCGCTTAACCGGATCGTCGCCGTGGCTCTGGCCGCGATGCTCGGAGCCTGTGCTTCCAACGAAGAGAAGGAAGATACAGATCCTGTAGAACTGACGGAAATTCACGAGAGCGTCCGGCTGCGTGAAGTGTGGTCGAACAATATCGGTGATATCGACGCCCTGCGGTACGCGATGCTGAAACCCGGCATCATCGACGGCAAGGTGATTGCGGCCAACAGTGAAGGCGATGTTTACGCCTTTGATCGCGCCAGCGGAAAGCGCCTGTGGCGCACGGATATTGACCAGTCCATCAGTGGCGGCGTCGGTGTTGGTCTCGGCATCGCCGTAGTGGCAGATTACCGCGGCAAGGTGGTGGCCCTCGATCTGAACGATGGCAGCCAGCGCTGGGCAACCCAGTTGGGTGGCGAGGTGGTGTCCACCCCGGCGGTGGGCTCCGGTATGGTCGTGGTGCAGACCGTCGACGGCAAGCTGCTGGGGCTGGATGCCAGCACCGGCGAGCAACGCTGGCGGCACAACACCGTGCTGCCGGTTCTGACGCTGCGCGGCACTGCGAGCCCGGTAATTTCCGCCGGGATGGTCTTCGCCGGTCTCGACAACGGCAAACTGATTGCCCTGAGCGCCAGTGATGGCCTCGAGCGCTGGGAGCAGCGGGTTGCCATTCCGCAGGGTTCTGCGGAACTCGAGCGGGTGGTGGATATCGACGGTGCGCCGCTGGTGCGCGGTGAGCTGGTGTTTGCCGCCAGTTACCAGGGCCGTGTGGTGGCGTTGTCCCGCGAAGACGGCCGCGGCCTGTGGGCGCGCGACGCGTCAACTAACCACAGTGTGACGGTAGGTGCCGGCCAGGTGTTCCTGAGCGGCGCCGATGGCAGCGTCCACGCCTACAATGTGGGTAATGGGCAGATCCTGTGGAGTAACAACGAACTGTTGCGTCGCGAGCTGAGCGGTCCGGCGTATTTTGGCGATGTGGTGGTGGTTGGCGATCTGGAGGGATACCTTCACGCGCTGGACCCCAACACCGGTCATTTTGTAGGCCGTACCCGGATCGACCGCGACCCGGTGCGTATTCCGCTGCTGGCGGATGGCGACCTCCTGTTTGCGCTGTCGGATGACGGCGAACTGGTCGCACTGCGCCTGGAGCGCTGA
- a CDS encoding YfgM family protein: protein MADHLTEEEQIESLKRWWKENGTGIVTGVILALVAYFGWQWWQGKQRADAEVASNLYQGFVEAVSANEGQPDNKQLTTAQSLARELKDNFSSRIYASQAALQLAALAVEKNDLEEASKQLQWALDNTSDDALKFIAKRRLAAVKGARGETNEALKLLEGDVPAAFAALFAETRGDILVQQGDKDAARAAYQQARAQLLPEQAAGSRLLDLKIQSLGEAPEQNNETQEEQPVSESDSDKTTEAATEKDAQ, encoded by the coding sequence ATGGCTGACCATTTGACCGAAGAAGAACAGATTGAATCGCTCAAGCGCTGGTGGAAAGAAAACGGTACCGGCATTGTCACCGGTGTAATACTGGCACTGGTGGCCTACTTCGGCTGGCAGTGGTGGCAGGGCAAGCAACGCGCCGATGCGGAAGTGGCTTCCAATCTGTACCAGGGCTTTGTGGAAGCGGTGAGCGCGAATGAAGGGCAGCCGGACAACAAACAGCTGACTACCGCTCAGTCTCTGGCACGCGAGTTGAAAGATAACTTCTCCAGCCGTATTTATGCGAGCCAGGCAGCGTTGCAACTGGCGGCACTGGCGGTTGAGAAAAATGATCTGGAAGAAGCGTCGAAGCAATTGCAGTGGGCGCTGGATAACACCAGCGACGATGCACTCAAGTTCATCGCCAAGCGCCGTCTGGCAGCGGTGAAAGGTGCGCGCGGTGAAACCAACGAAGCACTCAAACTGCTGGAAGGGGACGTGCCCGCCGCCTTCGCCGCGCTGTTTGCGGAAACCCGCGGTGACATTCTGGTGCAGCAGGGCGATAAAGATGCCGCCCGTGCCGCCTACCAGCAAGCCCGCGCGCAGCTGCTGCCGGAACAGGCCGCCGGTTCCCGCCTGCTCGATCTGAAGATCCAGAGCCTCGGCGAAGCGCCGGAACAGAACAATGAAACTCAGGAAGAGCAGCCGGTGTCAGAGTCTGACTCAGATAAGACAACCGAAGCAGCAACGGAGAAGGATGCACAATGA
- the hisS gene encoding histidine--tRNA ligase has protein sequence MKELRAIRGMNDLQPTQSPVWQYVESTLSELFARYGYSEIRTPILEATQLFARAVGEATDIVEKEMYTFDDKGGDSVTLRPEGTAGTVRAAIQNSLLSQPQRLWYFGPMFRYERPQKGRLRQFHQFGVEVFGIEGPDIDAEILMMTARLWKQLGVAEHVTLQLNSLGNSASRAAFRDALVEYLSARKDQLDEDSQRRLDKNPLRILDSKNQDTQALLADAPCLQDYLDDESRTHFEQLRAFLDAAGVAYEVNPRLVRGLDYYGKTVFEWVTDSLGAQGTVCAGGRYDGLVEQMGGKFTPAVGFGLGVERLVLLLETLDVLPDSLDQQIDAYLVAVGDVQSAALAAAEQLRTELPWLRLQTHCGGGSFKSQMKKADKSKAEYALIIGEDEAAAGRVTVKSLRADAEQQTVALADLPKILQA, from the coding sequence TTGAAAGAACTTCGCGCCATCCGTGGCATGAACGACCTGCAGCCCACCCAATCTCCGGTGTGGCAGTACGTGGAAAGCACCTTGAGCGAGCTCTTCGCCCGCTACGGCTACAGCGAGATTCGCACTCCGATTCTGGAAGCGACGCAGCTGTTCGCCCGCGCCGTGGGTGAAGCCACCGATATTGTCGAAAAAGAGATGTACACCTTTGACGACAAGGGCGGCGACAGCGTCACCCTGCGTCCGGAGGGCACTGCCGGCACCGTGCGTGCCGCCATCCAGAACAGCCTGTTGAGCCAACCACAGCGCCTGTGGTACTTCGGCCCCATGTTCCGCTACGAGCGCCCGCAGAAAGGCCGCCTGCGCCAGTTCCACCAGTTCGGGGTGGAAGTATTCGGCATTGAAGGCCCGGATATCGATGCCGAGATCCTGATGATGACCGCACGCCTGTGGAAGCAGTTGGGCGTGGCCGAGCATGTGACCCTGCAGCTCAACTCGCTGGGCAACAGCGCCAGTCGCGCGGCCTTCCGCGATGCACTGGTGGAGTACCTGTCCGCACGCAAGGATCAGCTGGATGAAGACAGCCAGCGTCGCCTCGACAAGAACCCGCTGCGGATTCTCGACAGCAAAAATCAGGATACCCAGGCACTGCTGGCGGATGCGCCGTGCCTGCAGGACTACCTCGACGACGAGTCTCGCACGCATTTTGAGCAGTTGCGCGCCTTCCTCGACGCCGCCGGTGTGGCCTATGAAGTGAATCCGCGCCTGGTGCGAGGCCTCGACTACTACGGCAAAACCGTTTTTGAATGGGTGACCGACAGCCTTGGGGCTCAGGGCACCGTGTGCGCCGGCGGCCGCTACGATGGTCTCGTCGAGCAGATGGGCGGCAAGTTCACACCCGCCGTAGGCTTCGGTCTCGGTGTGGAGCGTCTGGTACTGTTGCTGGAAACCCTCGATGTGCTGCCGGACTCCCTGGATCAGCAGATAGATGCCTATCTGGTGGCGGTAGGTGATGTACAATCCGCGGCCCTGGCGGCGGCGGAGCAACTGCGTACCGAGCTTCCGTGGCTGCGGCTGCAGACCCATTGCGGTGGCGGCAGTTTCAAGAGCCAGATGAAGAAGGCCGACAAGAGCAAGGCGGAATACGCGTTGATCATCGGCGAAGACGAAGCCGCGGCGGGGCGGGTGACCGTTAAATCCCTGCGCGCGGACGCTGAGCAGCAGACGGTAGCGCTCGCGGACCTGCCGAAAATCCTGCAGGCCTGA
- the ispG gene encoding flavodoxin-dependent (E)-4-hydroxy-3-methylbut-2-enyl-diphosphate synthase, producing the protein MQFESPIVRRVSRQIMVGNVPVGGGAPISVQSMTNTETCDVAATVDQIQRLEKAGADIVRVSVPSMEAAEAFGEIKKQVSVPLVADIHFDYRIALRVVDLGVDCLRINPGNIGREHRIRAVVDKARDLNIPIRIGVNAGSLEKDLQKKYGEPTPDALVESALRHVDILDSLDFQNFKVSVKASDIFMATAAYRKLATQIDQPLHLGITEAGGLRAGTVKSAIGLGALLLDGIGDTLRVSLAADPVEEVKVGWDLLKSLRLRTKGINFIACPSCSRQNFDVVKTMNELETRLEDITTPLDVAVIGCIVNGPGEAKEADIGLAGGTPSHAIYVDGQPDRKFKNDNLVDDLEKLIREKAAAKAAQEASIIARETTE; encoded by the coding sequence ATGCAGTTCGAGTCACCCATAGTTCGCCGCGTGTCACGCCAGATCATGGTGGGCAATGTGCCGGTCGGTGGTGGTGCACCCATTTCCGTACAGAGCATGACCAACACCGAAACCTGCGATGTAGCCGCTACGGTGGACCAGATCCAGCGGCTGGAGAAAGCGGGTGCGGATATCGTGCGGGTTTCCGTGCCCTCCATGGAAGCCGCCGAGGCTTTCGGAGAGATCAAAAAGCAGGTCAGCGTGCCGCTGGTGGCGGATATCCACTTCGACTACCGCATCGCCCTGCGGGTGGTGGATCTGGGCGTAGACTGCCTGCGGATCAACCCGGGCAACATCGGCCGCGAACACCGCATTCGCGCGGTGGTGGACAAGGCGCGGGACCTGAATATTCCGATCCGTATCGGCGTCAACGCCGGTTCCCTGGAAAAGGACCTGCAGAAGAAATACGGCGAGCCTACGCCGGACGCCCTGGTGGAATCCGCCCTGCGCCACGTGGATATCCTCGACAGCCTGGATTTTCAGAACTTCAAGGTGAGCGTGAAGGCCTCCGACATCTTTATGGCCACCGCCGCCTACCGCAAACTCGCGACCCAGATTGACCAGCCGCTGCACCTCGGTATTACCGAAGCTGGTGGCCTGCGCGCGGGTACCGTGAAATCCGCTATCGGCCTCGGCGCGCTGCTGCTGGACGGCATCGGCGATACCCTGCGGGTATCTCTGGCGGCGGACCCGGTGGAAGAAGTGAAGGTGGGCTGGGATTTGCTGAAAAGCCTGCGTCTGCGTACCAAGGGGATCAACTTTATCGCCTGCCCCAGCTGCTCGCGCCAGAACTTCGACGTGGTGAAAACCATGAACGAGCTGGAGACCCGTCTGGAAGATATCACCACGCCGCTGGATGTGGCGGTAATCGGTTGCATCGTCAATGGCCCGGGTGAAGCGAAAGAGGCGGATATCGGCCTCGCCGGTGGTACCCCGAGCCACGCCATTTATGTTGACGGCCAGCCGGACCGCAAATTCAAGAACGACAACCTGGTGGATGATCTGGAAAAGCTGATCCGTGAAAAGGCCGCGGCCAAGGCGGCACAGGAAGCGAGCATCATCGCCCGGGAAACCACCGAGTAA